One window from the genome of Dehalococcoidia bacterium encodes:
- a CDS encoding tail fiber domain-containing protein: protein MATARLGLSTLTAGVSTRANLISYWNANLAILDNTLTTNAGTLFVVGHGSGVITSNVAVGRLALNSNTTGANNTAIGKYALYSNTTGANNTAVGDGAMYVNTTGNYNVAVGASALHDNTGGTENTAVGCEALQHNLAGKYNTAVGRNALTVCTDGISNTAVGYRALLAVTTGISNTAVGSFAGNAITTGQNVTCIGYNAQASTATTTNEIVLGDANIARLRCQVTTITALSDERDKANIEDLPLGLAFLRDLKPRRFNWHKRIRNEDGTLGERGEIGAVDSGFVAQELQAAAETHSAEWMELIFSMQDGEVLETTTGKLLPVAIKAIQELAATVDALTARIAALEPA, encoded by the coding sequence ATGGCTACAGCGAGACTGGGACTGAGCACGCTGACGGCGGGCGTTTCGACGCGCGCGAACCTGATCAGCTACTGGAATGCGAATCTAGCAATTTTGGACAATACACTGACAACTAATGCGGGAACCTTGTTTGTGGTGGGGCATGGATCGGGCGTGATCACATCAAATGTCGCGGTCGGACGACTCGCCTTGAATTCGAATACTACAGGCGCGAATAACACTGCTATTGGAAAATACGCTTTGTACTCGAACACTACAGGCGCGAATAACACTGCCGTTGGGGATGGGGCAATGTACGTCAACACGACAGGGAACTATAATGTTGCTGTTGGAGCTTCTGCGTTGCATGATAACACGGGCGGTACCGAGAATACCGCTGTTGGCTGTGAGGCATTACAGCACAACTTGGCCGGGAAATACAATACTGCGGTAGGGAGAAACGCTCTGACGGTATGCACCGATGGGATCTCGAATACGGCAGTCGGGTATCGGGCGCTATTAGCCGTCACCACCGGAATTTCGAACACGGCAGTTGGCTCGTTTGCAGGGAATGCAATCACAACAGGGCAAAACGTAACTTGTATCGGGTACAATGCGCAAGCATCTACGGCCACCACAACGAATGAGATTGTGCTGGGGGATGCTAACATAGCGCGCCTGCGCTGCCAAGTGACTACCATCACCGCCCTTTCTGATGAGCGCGATAAGGCCAACATCGAGGATCTGCCTCTAGGCCTCGCATTCCTGCGAGACTTGAAGCCCCGGCGCTTCAACTGGCACAAGAGGATCAGGAACGAGGACGGCACCCTGGGAGAGCGCGGCGAGATCGGGGCGGTAGACTCCGGTTTCGTGGCCCAGGAGCTACAGGCCGCAGCCGAGACACACAGTGCTGAATGGATGGAGCTAATATTCTCCATGCAGGACGGCGAAGTGCTGGAAACCACCACAGGAAAGCTCCTGCCGGTGGCAATCAAGGCCATCCAGGAGCTAGCTGCAACGGTGGACGCGTTGACTGCCAGGATAGCGGCGCTAGAACCGGCCTGA